The region ATCGTCTGGATCAAACCAgttttttaaaacattggatGATCCTATTTTTTATTTCCAAAAATTGCATTTTTGCCATGAGTGCAAAGCTCACTTCAAttagttttatatttaaattttattttaaaaatatatgcaTATCAACGAAATATCACACGATATGTCATATATGATATGAACCTATGCCAACTCGGAAAGAATCAACTTGCAAGTTAATTTTTTCCTAAGATATAATATTTCAATAAGTTAAATCACCTGATTGCCATAAAAAACATGATCACcaaatttttagaaaaatatataaaaaggttTGTTATTAAGGGTGATGTTTGGTTGGTTTTATTGATTGTCGGGTTACCAGTTTGTTCGGTTCGCTATCGTTTTTTGACATAGCAAAATATTAAGTGAAACCAAACCAAATAAGGTTCGATTTAAATGGTTTGGTTTATTTGGCTCAGTTCTTGGTTAAATTCAAACAATAGATATCAACATTtcaaatgtattaaaataaatatgaatataattttaaaaaaaaaaacttaaagcaTACGACATAAATAGTTTGCTCTAGGGTATCATTCGGTCCATTCTAATCGATATAAAcacaaaaaataattataataataatcattATTATATTACCattatctctaaatattattaaaagagaacctttaattcatCAATAAAGCAATCAGAGCCCTTGATTATGTTTAATCATATGTTTTCCATccttagatcaaattgttgacatcattttccacaaataaaatttaaaatataattacatttaattataaaatctataataattatagaatctttaaatatggtaattattttatcaattgaaacatatcattttatttatatacatgatatcagtttctctaattaatattgttcctaatttaactaccttatttatagcttttgatttcaaaattcaaacccgtttatattttattttttattttttttaaaaaaacttattaaacaagcatatcaataattaagttattaacctataaaatctaatctaatcccACTAAATCAACAAAATATTAAAgagtaaaatttaaaatcaatattattttcataatttatCTCCCAATATATCTCACATAAAACGAATCAATTTGAGATAATTGTTTGAATTTTAAAACTGATTAAATAAGAAAATCAATTAACTTGAAGTTTTGAATTAATATAGCTAATATCTTTCTTTTTTTCCAGATGAATAGCTGAAAATCTCTAAGATGATATCTTAGGGTCCCAAAATTTTAGAAGATAATGATTTCCTTATTAAAAAACACTTTATATATACGATTACACTGAAGTGGTTATTCTTACGATTTTGGATTGGGTCCTATGATTTACAATGTTCTTCTTGAACAATCTTCTTCTCAAATTCTTTTTTCCTATCTCTTACTTTACTCTGTTTTCCTTATTCTTCTTCAATTTCTTGCATTTACTATGTTCTTATTATTTGTTATTACTGTGTTCTTGTTGAGAGGTcatgaaaaaaattaatcaatctacTTTAAATATATTAGTTTTATTCATTTAGTTATAGAATCAAAATTATACCCTTTATATCGATTTTTTAATGTGTTGACCTATGTTTGTCAATAAAAAGCCATAAAAGTCATTTTAATGCATGATGATAAAGCTAGTGGCACAGACCAAAAGCAGGATAAAGAAGTTTTATATTCAATAATGataatttcttgatgaaatatcattattttttactaaaatatatttgttttttttgttgaaatatcattcTTTTTACTAAAATATCATTAATTTTTACCGAAATATTATACGTTATTAAATTTTACGTATTAAAAAGTTATTttcggtttataaaattagtttattttaattttttaatatttgcagcagtatgcagatgttaaaaaaacaaacatgctttTTATTACAGTTTGCAGCCTTTTGGTCCAcatcttctactgcagagggttgcagaggtggtccgcagacttcatgaatttttgttttagaaaatcAAACAGCACCTAAGTTAAAATTTAATTCAAATAGCTTTCGGAACTTTTATGCTTAATTTTTTTGTATGCATttcaattttataaaatgtaaaGTTAGTTTTGGAGAATACGTGAccaaatagtaaaaaaaataaaaatgaaataaaaataaaaggttgGATTAGACCCGAAAAATGATCGGTCCTAAAAAATGGGATTGAAAAAAGGTAGGTGGGACCGTTTATTATAGAAAAATAGAATTACCATAGAGAATGGAAACGTAGAAAAAAAATGATGATGGTGAAAGATAACTGATTTCACTTTTAATAGATTAGAGAATTACTAGATAGATGTTTCAAATAATAATTTTACTTCTTTGGTTGGATTAAGCAATAGGATGTAAATGAGTTTTTTTTAACATGTTTATTCATTTcaaataaaatgttttttatataaaattatgataTACTTTGCCATAATTTGTCAAAATATACATATTTTATGTTTATCATTTTTCACTTTAGCATTACTTGTTGCTAGATAGTTTATGTAACCGtcaattaatattttttatacaCATCTTGTattgaaaaacataattttaatataaAAGGCGAAGTTACAAACAGATCAAACATAAAGAAATATGAAAATCACACTATTTAAAAACTACGTGTAATATGTCCAAATAGATGcacaaaaaatcaaatttaataTCCATAACAACTAAAAAAGATAAATTAAAATAACCTAATCATACTATTAAGTCATCCACAATCATTTCCATGtaacaaaacttttcatcttcGGTCATCTTAAAAAATGACCGGACACAAAAATGATTTTTGTTGAACATGTCAATCACCTTAACCTATTGTTTGACATTAACATTTTGCATACATTTTATAGAATAATTGTATTCTTTGGCTAAACGGGTAGCCTTGGTCAAGATGTTGTGTTTGACAAACTCATTGGTGTAATCGGCTGACCGACCTGCATTTATATGCATTTAtagaataattatatatatatttttttgactAAACGGATAGCTTTGGTCAAGATGTTACGTTCGACCAACATATTGGTGTAGTCGGTTGACCGAGCTACACTTATTGAATAATTGTATTCTTTGGCTAAGCGGGTAGCCTTGGTCAAGATGTTGCATTTCCTGATTTTCTTGTTTGGTCCGCATTCATTTGTGCTTTCATTTATTTTGTTATCTTTGTCATATTTTGGACTGATTGGCCGGGATTCTTCTTTAGTTCATATTCCCATTACCTCATTCCGCTTTCATTTGGTCGGCCTAGCGGTTTTTTATCACTACTTTTCGTTACCGTTATTGTCCACACGAACTGTTTCACAACCACTGAACCGTCCTATTCCTGCACTTGCCACGTTGCCGCTTCGGCCAGTGCCCCTACCGCTTCTTTTAGACTGCTTCTTTCTTTTAGCCTTATTATATTGTACTTTTCGTTCTTGTCACCCACTTCATGACATTTGTCCCTATTTCCTTTGACTGTAGGTTTTTTGATTTCTTTCAGGGATGTAGAGTTATTACAATCGCTATTTATGTTCCTGTTTTGGTCTTGCTTTGTTTGCTTCATTCTTTTCTTTGTCGGTATTGTCCTGACCCCCCGACATTGTATGGAACTTGACTAAACCATGGATGGTTGACGCTATGGTCCTAAACTTATGCATTGTTGTTCTTCAAAAAATCACGTTGTATGGAGATGATGTGTTGATGATCACAAACCTGACTGGTTTGGTGTCATTCTTGCCATTATTATAATCTACTAGGGTAAGTTGTAACATGATTACTCCTTCCATCCAAACATTGTGCCTGGTGAAACTAATTAAATGACTTTCATGTGGCTCTATCTTCTTTTGGACATGATTGTGGGAGTTACTCTAAGATGCTCTTTGTAAGGTTCAAAGTAAGTAGGCTATCAATTCCCCGCCTCTTTTTTTAAGATTGTCGATGTGcacaattttttttccttttctcttATTTTATTTCTTAATAATAAGATTTGTTTTGATGGAAAAGGAAATGATTTATTTCCCAACCAATTCCTTATTATGTATATTAACCAAACATGAGAAAATAATCAATTCATTTTCTCAACTTTTAATTCTCTGTACCAAACACCATCtaaattcttttttttctttttattaaacTTAAGTGTatcatttttaataaattttaatcTATCATTTCAGTGTTAATCACATAtcaactataataaatgaagatccattttgtcacatgtcaatctctcatgagttttgacacttgtcattttatcatatattttaaattaaataatatcCACATTTCAATTTCTTAGTTtttctaatttttaaaattaaaaaatcacaTAATCCTTATATATCCAaaatattaaatgtaataaatatgatattaattataattaattcgcTTTTTCTttccttatttcaaaattttatttaaaaaatacttaatgtttaactttatttaatttttttaattacacGGATTTTACACCTAGTTTTTATTATGTCAACTCAACCTCATGTTATTTTTCCTCTATTCTTCTTGAAAATATGATTGTCCCTCGACTTCCTCCAATTTTTATATATtagtattttttaaataaatatgcaACAATTAAAAGTtgtattgagagagagagatgagtgtggtggttttgcttgccacaCCCCTCTCACCCGATGGTGTGATGTTTGTCAATTGTCAAAAAGGTATATCACACTTCCTTCAATTGGTAGCATAGCCATATGGATTGAGAGCTCCAATAAGATGCTTTCATCCTCAAAGAATTTAAAAAAGAATTGTTTGTTTTTTATCTTCATAGTTCATACAAATTCAAGTTGTTTTGGAAAACAAACACATGGTTTCTTTTTTATATTCATCTTCGTCCCATCTTCTTACCGGTTGTTACCGATTTGTTTTGGGAAGCAAAGTGGCAACCCTTTTTTGTTCATCTCCATCACTTACAACCCAACGGATGAAACACATACAAAACAAAGTTCTCCTTCAATTTTTTCATATTCAATCTACCGATTCAATGTGTATTCTTTTGAACATGTTTACATAAAGAACTATTTGTCCAGCTGCTTTGCACAGATAAACTAATGTTATATACTTGAAAACTATAAGTTGGTGTTGTACGATGCTCCTTATTATTTGTACTCGATGCTTTCTTTCTATTCggtcttctcttctcttctcttcttggcTCTATAACTCTATTTTTATAAATTGTAATAAGACCCCATACTCTAGATGTTTTACATTTGATACCCCTGTATAATCTTACTATATATGGTTTCTCTCCCTTGGGTCTTATGGTAGGTTAACACCAACAGTGCCACCCGAAGATACAATCACTAACCAACTCCGTCGTACTCAGTAGTGAGAACAATGAATCAAGAGGCTGGCGGTCGCAATCGAAAGCGTAAGAGGAGAAACAACCACCGGAAAACTGAAACCCCCTCAAAAAAGCAGACAGCCACCGCCACCGCCGCTGCCAGTTCGAGTGTCAAACAACCGCCTCCAACCTGCACTGTAGCTAAAACTTTACCGAAACCATTATCTTTTCTGGAAAAGGTGCCCACTATCTCGTGAACTGTTTCTATGTATTGTACCAGATGGAATATGATTATTAATTTTTGTATTTCAGATGAAAGCTAAATTAGCAGGAGGCCATTTTCGTATGATTAATGAGAAGCTTTATACCTGCTCGTAAGCCCTAAAATTCCCCTTCGTTTTATCCCTTTTAGTTTTACTATGGCATGATTTGCATTTCAACTAATCTTTTATCGTATGCTTAGAATAAAACCCTTTGTCTGTGTTCAGAACGTTTATCTTGTTGATTAGGTTTTTGTAGCATGGATCATATTTATATGAATTATCAATTGCTGTATCTGATAATTGATATGTATGCAGTGGAGATGAAGCCCTCAACTACTTTAAAGAAGACCCTTCATTGTTTAACATGGTAAGATATTTTGTCCCAGATTAGAGAATGTTCTTACTTCTTACAGCCTTTCTTGCTAGATTGAATCATGAAAGAGCAAAATACAGAAAAACACATCTAGTGAAAATATTACTATTTGTGTCTAAATAATGCAACTAATATTCAACTCACTGGATCAGTATCATACAGGATATCAAGAACAAATGTCACGTTGGCCTGAACAGCCAGTTAATATCATCATGAAGTGGCTAAAGGATCACCCCTCTTCCTTAGTTGTCGCTGATTTTGGCTGTGGTATGTACATCTGTCACATTGCATTTACATTTTTGATAGACTATGCTATCCAATCATAGCAgtgaaaattgttttgaatttGGATGACATTGCAACAGTTGGGTAGAAATTTCAAAGTACAACGCTTTAATAGGAATAAATGAAAGTAGAATgccataataaacaaataaatgaaacaaCAAAACCCAAAGCTTACAAGGATGTAAGGTAAggggaaataaataaataaatgaaaatacattgatatttcttgcatttaatttAACCCTATATTAAATGTCAAATGTTTGATTCATTTAAGTGTAGTTTTAAGCTAATAATCTACAAGTGTTATATGTACAACAGGGGATGCTCGTCTTGCAAAAGGTGTAAAGAATAAGGTCTTTTCAATAGACCTTGTCTCAAAGGATCCTTCAGTGATCGCTTGTGACATGTCCAATGTAAGTCTCATCAAAAATGCTTCAAAGCTCTGTAAATTTCATAGATTATAAAGAAGTTTAAATGACAAGATTTAAGAACACATGTATTATGTATGTTTCCTTGCAGACACCCCTTGAGACTTCATCAGTGGATGTTGCTGTTTTCTGCCTTTCACTAATGGGAACCAATTTCCCAAATTATCTTCAAGAAGCACACAGAGTACTTAAACCAAGGTACCTCATAATACCTTTTTATAATCCTTACCTGTTTCACTAAAATAGATCCCGAGTTAcaatttcaaaatggattgggctCATTTTGGGCAATGGCCCACTACCACTGTTACTCTGTACCTGATTTACATCTGACATGGTGCTTTCGGGACAGGACAGTGTGGGCCAGCCCTGGGGTTGTTGCTGACAGACAAAATTATTacttattaaaaaatatatatatatatatatatatatatatatatatatatatatatatatatatatattttttttaataagtaATAATTTTGTCTGTCAGTGGTTGGCTTTTGATAGCAGAGGTGAAGAGTAGATTTGATCCAAACAACGGAGGAGCCGACCCGGATACGTTTTGTGAAGCGGTGTGTGAACTAGGGTTTACTTCTGTATCAAAGGTTTGTTCTTCTTCTCTTGATACCTTTTAGTATTTTATTGTCACGTGTCCATGTTAATATGTGTGTCCATTTGATTTTTGCAGGATTTCTCAAATAAAATGTTCATACTTTTATACTTCAAGAAAAAGGTTCGAGTTCGACAGCTTTGTTTGCCTGATATTCTTTATTTGCCATTgtacctttttttttaaaaaaaaaaagtaaatgatTGCAATAGGACTTACATATATAGCTTATAAGTCATAAGGAACACTTATATTATAGCTTAGTGGATTAAGTCTTGTTCTTATTTTGAAACATTTTGCAGCCAAAGAACAAGGTGAGCAAGGGGATTAATTGGCCTGAACTGAAGCCATGCTTGTACAAGCGTCGCTGACCTTGCTACAAAATCCTTTGACCGAGGGATTTAAACATATGGGATTTTGTTCTTAGTATTTCCTCCTTGTTAAAATATATATACTCGAATCCTATTTTAATCTTAGAATTTCACAAGTATTTGTCTCTTGCTTGCCCATCTGCAACTCAGTCTTTTAGTtatgtttgttttttcttttaatatttGTGTTCTTCATTGAACATGCTGCAAAAATTCTTAAAGAGATCTTGTTATGTTCTTAAAAAAAGATGCTATGAAAGCCTTTTTTCTTTTTCTAGTTTTACAACATAAAACCAAACTTGATATACGAAAGTGAACATTTGTGTTTTGGAATTTGTCGAACTTTACCACCCAAAACAAACATTTGACATCCCTTGAAAAACTCAAAATAGAGCATTTGAAATTAAAAACCCGAATATAGTATATTTCAAAAAAGAAACATGAATACCGATAAATAACTACCATAAAATGgcaatatcattttttttttcaaaaattatagTCAATAAGTTACTAGGTTAGTTCAAATTATTATTTGTTGAGTTTGCACCATGTGTTGTTTATGTGGCATGATACCGATAAATAACTCCCATAAAATACctatatcatttttttttcaaaaattatattcaaTAAGTTTTTAGATAATGCCAACGTATCATGCCACTAAAAAACACAGAGCGCAAACTCAACAAATAATAATCGTGAACTGGCCTAGTAACCTgttaaatggttaatttaaaaaaatgaaaatatgaaGACTTTCTAACaggaaaaataaaattatagatataaaaaagaaaaaataaaataaaataatgtctAAAATAAAATCTTTTATAGGATAGTTCTTTCAAGTTTCACCATCTGCTCTAAAATATTACATATTTTGGTAAAACAATATCACATAATTGTATTTTTAGTCTAAAAGTTACCTTGATGTCATAAAATATAGCAAAAGATGAAAttttattatacatacaaatatttaATACTTAGGTTATGTTTGGCGTACTAACTGAAAAGCTaactgatagctgaaaagctagctgataaaaaataatgtttgataaaACTAGCTGAagtatataaaattacataaaaggacatgtagaagtatgtgtttctataattaattaagaggtgtctttgaaatttttttaaaaagctcctaaaaagctagtctaagtagtttttcaaaaagctagcttataagttaCTTTTTGACTTACCAAACACCACAACATAAAAAAGCtaaaaaaataagctagcttatcagctaaaTGTGGCGGACCAAACACACACCGTAGTATTAAACAAACAATTGTTTGTGTTTGTGAACACCACGTGTAACTTTATGATACATCACTTGTAAAAAACGTCAAAACAATCTTATTTTATAGAAAACTGTGTAGGGGTGTGTTTGACATGaagcttttggaagcgtttgagagcttctagcttttagcttttgacaaaacgctctagtttaaacaaaaaactaCGTTTGACAAtacgagcgtttagcttttagtttaaacaaacgCTCCAAATCTAAAAGCTACTTAATGTAGCGTTTAATAAAACGCtactgagcttttgaaatcaatttccataattaccttaaaaatatatttatatatttatttatttttaatcagttgtccttttatgtaattttatatatttcaaaagcttacagctacttttgccaaacacacatataacaaataaaagctacaactTCCCACTACCAGTTACACGCTACCCGTTACCAACTACCCGCTAACTGCTTCCGGCTAACGGTTACTTTTGACAAACACATCCTAGGACTGTGTCTAAATTTTTTATAATAAAGCAtaaaatctaccctaataaataaaaatgattttgccacatgtccttctctcattcaaattgccacatgtcattttgtcataatttagagatatatttattttccacctgtcatttatttcattattaattagtttccataaatttgccacatgtccttctctcattcaatttgccacatgtccttctctcattcaattgattgtctaatatattattaattagtttccataaattaaacctaccataatatattaattttaaattttaaattttaaatttcaatttcaattttaaataaatttacaatttaaacttttgtatttaacgttttgttataattaacctgtttagtatacgggtctaataactaaataataattttaaattatttattttttgcatttttttttctcataatttttatttatttcaaatttcaaattcaaataaacttctcatttaatcgtttctatttaacattttgttttaatcaacccgtataatatacgggtttcaaaatgttaaaataaaaaacaatcaaTTCAAGTCTCGTACGTGTTAAGCAATATGTGGAAGACTACTATAGCACGAGAAAAGGATCTTGTCGATGCTTGTAATGTGTCCAAACATGACAGTATGACATATCATCGTGACTCAAATTAGCCACTATTTTCAGCATTGATTTACCCGATACGCATCGTCATCATTAATTATGCACTTTCCATTACCAAAACCCTCTCGCTGCTCCTACAAATCACTCTCTCACTCGAGTTTTTGCGAGCAGAAAGGGTTTCGAGTTTACACAAACAGATCGTCAAGTCAAAAAGAAAATGTCTTTACTTCGACTCTGCAAAGGAATCAACCCAAATGTTTCTCGTAAAACAGCTTCAGATTATTTTTCTTCACTCAGATTCTCGAGGTAACGTCGACATTTAATTTTATTTCAATGATTGTTGCATGCGATGAATAcgtttttttctctctctccttTTT is a window of Lactuca sativa cultivar Salinas chromosome 1, Lsat_Salinas_v11, whole genome shotgun sequence DNA encoding:
- the LOC111887349 gene encoding ribosomal RNA-processing protein 8 — its product is MNQEAGGRNRKRKRRNNHRKTETPSKKQTATATAAASSSVKQPPPTCTVAKTLPKPLSFLEKMKAKLAGGHFRMINEKLYTCSGDEALNYFKEDPSLFNMYHTGYQEQMSRWPEQPVNIIMKWLKDHPSSLVVADFGCGDARLAKGVKNKVFSIDLVSKDPSVIACDMSNTPLETSSVDVAVFCLSLMGTNFPNYLQEAHRVLKPSGWLLIAEVKSRFDPNNGGADPDTFCEAVCELGFTSVSKDFSNKMFILLYFKKKPKNKVSKGINWPELKPCLYKRR